Proteins from a genomic interval of Niabella soli DSM 19437:
- the tnpA gene encoding IS200/IS605 family transposase, with protein sequence MANTYHKVYIQAVFAVKYRAALLHASWRERLQAVIGNLINEANCNTLIVNGVEDHMHCFFKLSPVVSISELMKTVKAKSSKYINDRHLTRERFEWQRGYGVFSYNQRDVDMIYRYVQRQQERHQAKTFLGEYLELLKEFEISYDEQYLFHELL encoded by the coding sequence ATGGCAAACACCTATCACAAAGTCTATATTCAGGCTGTTTTTGCGGTAAAGTATCGTGCAGCTCTTCTGCATGCGTCCTGGAGGGAACGGTTGCAGGCCGTTATCGGTAACCTGATTAATGAAGCCAATTGCAATACCTTGATTGTAAATGGTGTGGAGGATCATATGCACTGTTTTTTTAAGCTTAGCCCTGTGGTTTCGATATCGGAACTTATGAAAACGGTAAAGGCAAAATCCTCCAAGTATATCAATGATCGTCATCTTACGCGGGAACGATTTGAATGGCAACGGGGCTATGGAGTATTTTCCTATAACCAGCGGGATGTGGATATGATTTACAGGTATGTGCAACGGCAGCAGGAGCGTCATCAGGCGAAAACATTCCTAGGTGAATACCTGGAATTGCTCAAAGAATTCGAGATTTCTTACGATGAGCAGTATCTTTTTCATGAGTTGTTATGA
- a CDS encoding alpha-L-rhamnosidase-related protein — translation MSSHTTKSAMARVRMRLSPWPVSPRAIKTFILLCVFASLRLTSAAQTWIWYPGDYEIWLANQMQNRRTERGTFFPVFWKVDSHYPLMDFHKIVELNQPETVRIYAEGKYNIKLDGKPFEGTPAMITVPAGKHKLNVKVFNQATPPAIYVEGKTIKSDSTWLVTFEDKEWIDESGKTSDVSTTKWLQAGQWNFNTPAQRPSLFKLPTQPVQAVTSQKNGNNLLVDFGKETFGFVKLKGVQGKGRLTVYFGESKEEALDPEHAETLDRIDIDQKTSKDTVLQLSKAFRYINIVPGGSVKVKGASMLYEYSDLPDKGGFKCSDEEINKIYEVAKYTLHLSTREFFIDGIKRDRWIWSGDAYQSYLMNYYLMNDNATVTRTMYALRGKDPVTSHINTIMDYTFYWFLGIYDYYLYSGDKSFIVQNYDRMKSLMDYVLGRRNKDGLLEGLPGDWIFIDWATGLSKKGEVSFEQLLFARSLETMALCSGLVNEKDAAAKYQSLAADIKKKLFDYYWNEQKQALVHSRINGKPTDNVTRYANMFAVFFDYFNGQQKAAVKNSVLLNKNVPKITTPYMRFYELEALCALGDQGIVLKEMKDYWGGMLRLGATSFWEEYDPSKKGAEHYAMYGRKYGKSLCHAWGASPIYLLGKYYLGIKPTAPGYVQYTVAPVLGGLQWMEGAVPTPAGNINMYCSTSEIRISAPVGTGKLVITSKTQPECKEGTIVSKGNNVYELTIEKNKEYKVLYKAI, via the coding sequence ATGTCTTCACACACCACCAAATCTGCCATGGCCCGTGTCCGCATGCGCCTTTCGCCATGGCCCGTGTCACCACGTGCCATCAAAACTTTCATTCTCCTTTGCGTCTTCGCGTCTTTGCGGTTAACCAGCGCTGCTCAAACCTGGATCTGGTATCCCGGCGATTACGAGATATGGCTGGCCAATCAAATGCAGAACCGGCGCACCGAACGGGGTACTTTCTTTCCGGTATTCTGGAAGGTGGATAGTCATTATCCGCTGATGGATTTTCATAAAATAGTGGAGCTCAATCAACCCGAAACGGTGCGTATTTATGCGGAAGGGAAATACAATATAAAACTAGATGGGAAACCCTTTGAGGGCACTCCGGCTATGATCACGGTTCCGGCAGGGAAACACAAGCTCAATGTGAAAGTGTTTAATCAGGCCACGCCGCCGGCAATTTATGTTGAGGGAAAAACAATTAAAAGTGACAGCACTTGGTTGGTAACTTTTGAAGATAAGGAATGGATCGATGAATCGGGAAAGACCTCTGATGTTTCTACCACCAAATGGCTGCAGGCCGGGCAATGGAATTTTAATACGCCGGCGCAAAGACCTTCGCTGTTTAAATTACCCACACAACCGGTCCAGGCAGTAACCTCTCAAAAAAACGGGAATAATCTGCTGGTAGACTTTGGAAAAGAAACTTTTGGTTTTGTAAAGTTAAAAGGCGTTCAGGGCAAAGGCAGACTGACTGTGTATTTCGGCGAAAGTAAAGAAGAAGCGCTGGACCCGGAGCATGCCGAAACCCTGGACCGGATTGATATAGATCAGAAAACTTCAAAAGATACCGTCCTGCAATTATCCAAAGCATTCCGGTATATCAATATTGTTCCCGGGGGGTCGGTAAAAGTCAAAGGCGCATCTATGTTATATGAATACAGTGATCTGCCGGATAAGGGAGGTTTTAAATGCAGTGATGAAGAAATTAATAAAATTTACGAGGTGGCAAAATATACGTTGCACCTGAGCACCCGCGAATTCTTTATCGACGGCATAAAACGCGACCGCTGGATCTGGAGCGGAGACGCATACCAGAGTTACCTGATGAATTATTATTTAATGAATGATAATGCTACGGTAACCCGCACCATGTATGCATTGCGTGGCAAAGATCCCGTTACCAGTCATATCAACACCATCATGGATTATACGTTCTATTGGTTCCTTGGTATCTATGATTATTATCTTTATTCAGGCGATAAAAGTTTCATAGTACAAAACTATGACCGTATGAAGAGTCTTATGGATTATGTGCTGGGCCGCAGGAATAAAGACGGATTACTGGAAGGGCTCCCCGGCGATTGGATCTTTATCGACTGGGCGACAGGGCTGAGCAAGAAAGGGGAGGTTAGTTTTGAGCAGTTGTTATTTGCGCGCAGCCTGGAAACAATGGCATTGTGTTCCGGACTAGTGAATGAAAAAGATGCTGCTGCAAAATATCAATCGCTGGCAGCAGACATAAAGAAAAAATTGTTTGACTATTACTGGAATGAGCAGAAGCAGGCCCTGGTGCACAGCCGGATCAATGGCAAGCCAACTGATAATGTAACCCGCTACGCCAATATGTTCGCGGTGTTCTTTGATTATTTTAATGGACAACAAAAAGCTGCTGTAAAAAACTCAGTGCTGCTCAACAAAAACGTGCCGAAGATCACAACGCCTTATATGCGCTTTTATGAGCTGGAAGCCTTGTGTGCGTTGGGTGATCAGGGTATTGTACTGAAAGAAATGAAGGATTACTGGGGTGGCATGCTGCGGTTGGGCGCTACGTCGTTCTGGGAAGAATATGATCCTTCTAAAAAAGGGGCGGAGCATTACGCCATGTACGGACGCAAATATGGGAAAAGTCTTTGTCATGCCTGGGGTGCCAGCCCCATCTATCTCCTGGGTAAATATTACCTCGGGATAAAGCCCACAGCGCCGGGTTATGTGCAATACACGGTGGCGCCGGTATTGGGCGGCTTGCAATGGATGGAGGGGGCGGTTCCTACTCCTGCGGGAAATATTAATATGTATTGCAGTACATCTGAGATCAGGATCAGCGCTCCGGTTGGAACAGGGAAACTGGTTATTACCAGCAAAACCCAGCCTGAATGTAAAGAGGGTACTATTGTGAGTAAAGGAAATAATGTGTATGAGTTAACAATAGAGAAAAATAAGGAATACAAGGTTTTGTATAAAGCGATTTAA
- a CDS encoding aceric acid hydrolase codes for MKKLILIITIACCTSGTVGLFAQQGLINTTRSPYAALTTLGLGDVHFTNGFWAERFAVCRESMVPTLWRTYTSDTICYSFENFKIAAGLEKGRFRGPSFHDGDFYKTLEAVAALYASTKDPQLNNWMEMAINVIGKAQRADGYIYTKNIIEQKTTGQSKMFDDKLSFEAYNFGHLMTAACVHYRATGKTDLLNIAKKAADFLIGFYTKATPEQARNAICPSHYMGLAELYRTTREKKYLDLLTKLIDIRGTVEGTDDNSDRAPFRDMKQVVGHAVRANYLMAGVADLYAEEGDKTLLKTLDTLWHNVILTKMYVTGGCGALYDGVSVDGTSYNPDTVQKIHQAYGRSYQLPNFSAHNETCANIGNVLWNYRMFLLTGEEKYFDIVELALYNSVLSGISMDGTKFFYTNPLAHTATYPYHLRWEGGRVPYISKSNCCPPNVVRTIAEVSNYMYSVGDNGLYFNMYGGNELHTKLKDGSAFSLRQTSNYPWDGAVSVVINKAPVTSVPLHFRIPGWCKKASVKINGKIINANIIGGKFFVLDRKWEKGDKIDLALDMPATLIESNPMVEATRNQVAVKRGPVVYCMESADMSRKNIFNVAIPSGIQLKPVQMKIANGNVVGLTGQAALMDQGDWASQLYKEVNDKEKPVTVKLIPYYAWANRGEGDMTVWMPLIRK; via the coding sequence ATGAAAAAATTAATATTAATCATTACAATAGCCTGTTGTACTTCGGGCACGGTTGGGCTCTTCGCCCAGCAGGGTTTAATAAATACAACCCGCAGTCCCTATGCGGCTTTAACTACCCTGGGTCTGGGGGACGTCCATTTTACCAATGGCTTTTGGGCCGAGCGTTTTGCGGTTTGCCGGGAGTCGATGGTGCCCACACTTTGGCGTACTTATACCAGCGATACGATCTGCTACTCTTTTGAAAATTTCAAGATCGCAGCAGGGTTAGAAAAAGGCCGCTTCCGTGGACCTTCTTTCCATGATGGTGATTTTTATAAAACATTGGAGGCTGTCGCTGCGCTGTATGCATCTACTAAAGACCCGCAATTAAACAACTGGATGGAGATGGCCATAAATGTAATCGGTAAAGCTCAGCGTGCTGATGGCTATATCTATACCAAAAATATTATTGAACAAAAAACAACGGGGCAGTCAAAAATGTTTGATGACAAGCTCAGTTTTGAGGCTTATAATTTTGGGCACCTGATGACCGCTGCCTGTGTGCATTACCGGGCAACAGGCAAAACGGACCTGCTGAATATTGCAAAAAAAGCTGCGGATTTCCTGATTGGATTTTATACAAAAGCCACGCCGGAACAGGCCCGTAATGCCATCTGCCCATCGCATTATATGGGACTTGCAGAGTTATACCGCACCACCCGTGAAAAAAAATACCTGGATCTTTTAACAAAGCTGATTGACATCCGCGGCACTGTGGAAGGTACTGATGATAATAGCGATCGTGCTCCTTTCCGGGATATGAAGCAGGTGGTAGGACACGCCGTTCGAGCCAATTATCTGATGGCCGGCGTTGCCGATCTGTATGCGGAGGAGGGGGATAAAACTTTATTGAAGACATTGGACACTCTTTGGCACAATGTTATCCTGACCAAAATGTATGTAACCGGCGGCTGCGGCGCATTGTACGACGGTGTTTCCGTGGATGGTACTTCCTATAATCCGGATACGGTCCAGAAAATACACCAGGCCTATGGAAGAAGCTACCAATTGCCTAATTTCTCCGCGCATAATGAAACCTGTGCCAATATCGGGAATGTGCTATGGAACTACCGGATGTTTTTGCTGACAGGCGAAGAAAAATATTTCGATATTGTAGAGCTGGCTTTGTACAACAGCGTGCTGAGCGGGATCAGTATGGATGGCACCAAATTTTTTTATACCAATCCCCTGGCACATACGGCTACATACCCCTACCATCTGCGCTGGGAAGGGGGCCGCGTTCCATATATCAGCAAATCCAATTGCTGTCCGCCCAATGTGGTACGTACCATTGCAGAAGTAAGCAACTATATGTATAGCGTGGGGGATAATGGGTTGTATTTTAATATGTATGGCGGCAATGAACTGCATACAAAGCTAAAAGATGGCAGCGCCTTTTCCCTGCGCCAGACAAGCAATTATCCGTGGGATGGTGCGGTGTCCGTTGTGATCAACAAGGCGCCGGTTACCTCTGTGCCACTTCATTTCCGGATCCCCGGCTGGTGTAAAAAAGCGAGTGTAAAAATTAATGGTAAAATAATCAATGCAAATATCATCGGCGGAAAATTTTTTGTGCTTGACCGGAAATGGGAGAAGGGAGATAAGATAGACCTGGCGCTTGACATGCCTGCAACGCTGATCGAATCGAACCCGATGGTGGAAGCAACGCGCAACCAGGTAGCGGTGAAACGCGGTCCGGTCGTGTATTGTATGGAATCTGCCGATATGAGCAGGAAGAATATCTTTAATGTAGCCATACCATCGGGCATACAATTAAAACCGGTGCAGATGAAAATAGCGAACGGTAATGTTGTGGGGCTGACGGGCCAGGCGGCACTAATGGATCAGGGAGACTGGGCGAGCCAATTGTATAAAGAAGTTAATGATAAAGAAAAACCGGTAACGGTGAAGCTGATTCCCTATTACGCCTGGGCCAACAGGGGCGAAGGAGATATGACGGTGTGGATGCCGTTGATAAGAAAATAA
- a CDS encoding Gfo/Idh/MocA family protein codes for MLNIGIVGLGEGRSTMSAALQSKKLRLKMICDANEELCKQRCREFRFDRYTTRYEELLNDPDIDIVAIYTPDHLHAQHVQLALEHDKHVVCTKPFIDNLADAKALLQLQKKTGKKVFVGQSSRFFEPYKRQRSDFEKGLIGELITIESHYNADHRWFLKKKWALEKSFKWLYGGLSHPVDFIRWYLPDIEEVMGYGMISANGKKAGLKNEDTMHFIFRNKDGRVARVSGAYTGPVQPTARESEMSCILRGTEGASQADYHELRYAITNKKGDQQLITWGDEQLNHYFRFEGQSHHAGEYQNYLEYFADSIANNTTAYPDMREGIGTVALLQAMDESLQTRQPVQIKALLKQYGLGKL; via the coding sequence ATGTTGAATATCGGGATTGTAGGATTAGGGGAGGGCCGCAGCACCATGTCGGCCGCATTGCAAAGCAAAAAATTACGGTTGAAAATGATTTGCGATGCCAATGAAGAATTATGCAAACAGCGCTGCAGGGAATTCCGGTTTGACCGGTATACCACGCGTTATGAAGAGTTGTTGAATGATCCGGATATTGATATCGTAGCCATTTACACACCCGATCATTTGCATGCACAGCACGTGCAATTGGCATTGGAACATGACAAACATGTAGTGTGCACCAAACCCTTTATCGATAATCTTGCGGATGCGAAAGCGTTGCTGCAGCTACAAAAGAAAACCGGCAAGAAAGTCTTTGTAGGTCAAAGCTCCCGTTTTTTTGAGCCTTACAAACGGCAGCGGTCTGATTTTGAAAAAGGCCTGATCGGCGAGCTGATCACCATTGAAAGTCATTATAATGCTGACCATCGTTGGTTTTTAAAAAAGAAATGGGCATTGGAAAAATCGTTTAAATGGTTATATGGCGGATTGAGTCACCCGGTTGATTTTATCCGCTGGTACCTGCCGGATATTGAAGAAGTAATGGGGTATGGGATGATCAGTGCCAATGGTAAAAAAGCCGGATTGAAAAACGAGGACACCATGCACTTTATTTTCCGCAATAAAGACGGACGGGTGGCCCGGGTGAGTGGTGCCTACACCGGTCCGGTGCAACCCACGGCTCGCGAGAGTGAGATGAGCTGCATCCTGCGGGGAACGGAAGGCGCCAGCCAGGCAGACTATCATGAGCTGCGGTATGCCATCACCAATAAGAAAGGCGATCAGCAATTGATTACCTGGGGTGATGAGCAGTTGAACCATTATTTCCGTTTCGAAGGACAAAGCCACCATGCAGGTGAGTATCAGAATTACCTGGAATATTTTGCAGACAGCATCGCCAACAATACGACGGCCTATCCGGATATGCGTGAGGGGATCGGCACAGTGGCACTGTTGCAGGCGATGGATGAAAGTTTACAAACACGGCAGCCGGTTCAGATAAAGGCATTGCTGAAGCAGTACGGGCTGGGGAAGTTGTAG
- a CDS encoding L-rhamnose mutarotase, which translates to MKRLDAALITIFLLVASLYSKGQVYVAPIGNDTGDGSVTAPKATLNAAIRQVREERRLKKEKTVGKILLRGGTYYLDEPVYLRPEDSGTPSDPLIIAAAPGQTPVLSGGILIENWKRSTGPVKDLPQAAQGKVWVADVPATAGAIPFRQLWVNGKKAIKAKSAPGNSMQRILNWDKKTATAIIPLHPFEHLEVTDGLEFFIHQWWEVASLRIRKLEKAGDSCRVYLYEPESRIQNEHPWPAPWLSKETGNSAYYLSNSLSFLDEPGEWYYNTATRKLYYYPRAQEDMTTAEAVVPFLENIFVVEGTPGHPVENVVVKGIRFEHSAWNRPSLQGHVPHQAGLYMTDAYKLKPAGTPEKPSLDNQAWVGRPEAAVAVSFAKNIRFDDNRFEHLAATGLDFKKGVQSSAITGNLFKDIGGTAIQGGYFGDDGEEIHKPYNPADQRVVCENITIINNLITDAGNEDWGCVGIGMGFSRNIMIEHNEIENVPYSGISMGWGWTPAKNIMEQNRIRFNKVHHYGRTNYDCAGIYTLSAQPGTIIEENYIDSIYKAPYAHLPNHWFYLYTDEGSSGINVRNNWTPAQKYLQNNNGPDNHWDNNGPQVAATVKTNAGLESNYRALLKEKTSGSVHQDINKQRKELIELVSNSKKTIDVKKLEAFLKGKKVQQETISKWNNHVVVYGFVADANGLRGQLQKLFPDVTVKVYQDLVYEFDRLERCPDAGIAKDWTDIIMTANLVADPKKQQEYLDYHATQFEKWPELSRGFCNADFQQLRVLKNGRQLMLVISIPKGKMLDELNPKTTENNPRMNEWNKIMSGYQEGIKGTKKGETWVLFR; encoded by the coding sequence GTGAAACGGTTGGACGCCGCTTTAATTACAATTTTTCTTCTTGTTGCTTCGCTGTATAGCAAAGGACAGGTTTATGTTGCGCCTATAGGGAATGATACCGGCGATGGCTCTGTAACGGCACCTAAGGCTACATTGAATGCAGCCATACGGCAGGTGCGGGAAGAACGGCGGTTGAAAAAAGAAAAAACCGTTGGTAAGATCCTGCTCCGTGGTGGTACTTACTATTTAGATGAACCGGTATATCTGAGGCCGGAAGATAGCGGTACCCCCTCTGATCCGCTGATAATAGCCGCCGCCCCCGGACAAACACCTGTTTTGAGCGGAGGTATTTTAATAGAAAACTGGAAGAGAAGTACAGGGCCGGTTAAAGACCTGCCGCAGGCTGCACAGGGTAAGGTCTGGGTGGCTGATGTGCCCGCTACTGCGGGAGCTATCCCATTTCGCCAGTTGTGGGTAAATGGCAAAAAAGCAATAAAGGCTAAAAGTGCGCCGGGCAATAGTATGCAGCGCATTCTGAACTGGGATAAGAAAACGGCAACGGCGATTATTCCACTGCATCCGTTTGAACATTTGGAGGTAACCGACGGACTGGAGTTTTTTATTCACCAGTGGTGGGAAGTAGCCAGCCTGCGCATCCGCAAACTGGAGAAAGCAGGCGACAGTTGCCGTGTTTATCTTTACGAACCCGAAAGTCGTATTCAGAATGAACACCCCTGGCCCGCGCCCTGGCTTTCAAAAGAAACAGGTAATTCCGCTTATTATCTGAGCAACTCCCTTTCTTTTTTAGATGAACCTGGGGAATGGTATTACAACACTGCTACAAGAAAGCTTTATTATTACCCGCGGGCGCAAGAAGATATGACCACTGCGGAAGCGGTAGTTCCCTTTTTGGAAAATATTTTTGTGGTTGAGGGAACACCGGGGCACCCGGTGGAAAATGTAGTGGTTAAGGGCATCCGTTTTGAGCACAGCGCCTGGAACCGGCCTTCGCTGCAGGGACACGTGCCGCACCAGGCCGGCTTGTATATGACCGATGCCTATAAATTAAAACCAGCCGGTACACCCGAAAAACCATCGCTGGACAACCAGGCCTGGGTAGGGCGTCCGGAAGCGGCTGTTGCGGTTTCGTTTGCAAAAAATATCCGTTTTGATGATAACCGTTTTGAGCACCTGGCAGCAACCGGTCTGGATTTTAAAAAAGGAGTGCAATCTTCCGCCATTACCGGCAATCTCTTTAAAGATATTGGCGGCACAGCCATCCAGGGCGGCTATTTTGGAGATGACGGTGAAGAGATACATAAACCTTATAATCCTGCCGACCAGCGAGTGGTTTGTGAAAACATCACAATTATCAATAACCTCATCACGGATGCTGGTAATGAAGACTGGGGCTGCGTAGGCATCGGCATGGGATTTTCGAGGAATATAATGATTGAACATAATGAGATTGAAAATGTCCCCTACTCTGGGATAAGTATGGGCTGGGGCTGGACGCCTGCTAAAAATATAATGGAGCAGAACCGCATCCGGTTTAACAAAGTACATCATTACGGCCGGACCAATTATGATTGCGCGGGCATTTATACCCTGAGTGCACAGCCGGGAACGATAATAGAGGAAAACTATATTGATAGCATTTATAAAGCGCCCTATGCGCACCTGCCCAACCATTGGTTTTATTTGTATACCGATGAAGGCTCTTCGGGTATTAATGTGCGCAACAACTGGACACCCGCTCAAAAATATTTGCAGAATAATAATGGTCCGGATAATCATTGGGATAATAATGGTCCGCAGGTTGCTGCAACGGTGAAAACGAACGCAGGGCTCGAAAGTAATTACCGGGCATTGCTAAAAGAAAAAACAAGCGGCAGCGTTCACCAGGATATCAATAAACAACGGAAAGAGCTGATCGAACTGGTGAGCAATAGTAAAAAGACCATTGATGTAAAAAAACTGGAAGCATTCCTGAAGGGGAAAAAAGTGCAGCAGGAGACGATCAGTAAATGGAATAATCATGTTGTAGTATATGGGTTTGTAGCAGATGCAAATGGATTGCGGGGACAGCTACAAAAGTTATTTCCGGATGTAACCGTTAAAGTGTACCAGGACCTGGTGTATGAATTTGACCGGCTGGAACGTTGCCCGGATGCAGGCATAGCAAAGGATTGGACGGACATTATTATGACGGCCAATCTGGTTGCCGATCCCAAAAAGCAACAGGAGTATCTTGATTACCATGCCACACAATTTGAAAAATGGCCGGAGCTTTCCAGAGGGTTTTGCAACGCCGATTTTCAGCAATTACGCGTGTTAAAAAACGGGAGACAATTAATGCTGGTGATCAGTATTCCCAAAGGGAAAATGCTGGACGAGCTGAACCCCAAAACAACGGAAAATAATCCGCGAATGAATGAATGGAACAAAATCATGAGCGGCTACCAGGAAGGGATTAAGGGAACAAAAAAGGGAGAAACCTGGGTGCTGTTTAGGTGA
- a CDS encoding SLC5 family protein, which produces MNHLISKLQPIDYAIVVVYLVVLLVIGYRASFGKKKKQDETLFLAGKSLNWYNIGFNMWGTNVGPSMLLAFASIGYATGIVAGNFEWYAFVFLMLLAMVFAPRYLASNVTTMPEFMGQRYGEDTRSILAWYAMVKMLISWLSLGLFAGGFLVRQILGIPMWQSVIVLVLFAALFAVAGGLKAIARVNVFQMILLIIVSCILCVLGVQKVGGLSALFAKTPGSYWSLVKPASDAGYPWPAILLGYPVSAVAFFCTDQAMVQSVLGARNLEQGQLGVNFIGWLKIFSIPLFIIPGIVCAVLYPNLPSADEAYMTMVTNLFPAGLNGLVIVVLIAVLVGTIGSSLNALSTVFTTDIYVKKMNPTATNRQIIKVGRLTVLAGCGFAILMAIAIDSIKGLNLFDVFQAVLGFIAPPLSAVFLLAVFWKKTTRRAVNFTLSWGSAISLGIGVIYLWVLPVKEYHFWPHYLLLSFFIFLLLVVLAVLLSVTDRQPVRTAIAVQELAKPTRRVKIAWTALCIVMIVLYLIFG; this is translated from the coding sequence ATGAATCATCTTATTTCAAAATTACAACCGATCGATTATGCTATAGTAGTGGTGTATCTGGTCGTGTTGTTGGTGATCGGCTACAGGGCCAGCTTTGGCAAAAAAAAGAAGCAGGACGAAACCCTGTTCCTGGCAGGCAAATCGCTGAACTGGTATAATATCGGGTTCAATATGTGGGGCACCAATGTGGGACCCTCGATGCTGCTGGCTTTTGCCAGTATCGGTTATGCCACGGGCATTGTAGCGGGTAATTTTGAATGGTATGCGTTTGTGTTCCTCATGCTGCTGGCGATGGTTTTTGCGCCAAGGTATCTGGCAAGCAATGTAACCACTATGCCGGAGTTTATGGGGCAGCGTTATGGGGAAGACACGCGTAGTATCCTGGCCTGGTATGCCATGGTGAAGATGCTCATCTCCTGGTTGTCGCTCGGTTTGTTTGCCGGGGGCTTCCTGGTCCGACAAATATTAGGTATTCCCATGTGGCAGTCGGTGATCGTGCTAGTATTGTTTGCCGCGTTGTTTGCCGTGGCCGGTGGATTAAAAGCCATCGCCCGCGTGAATGTGTTCCAGATGATCCTGCTCATTATTGTATCCTGTATCCTTTGTGTATTGGGTGTTCAAAAAGTGGGCGGACTTTCCGCCTTGTTTGCAAAAACACCGGGTTCTTATTGGAGCCTCGTGAAACCTGCGTCAGATGCGGGTTACCCGTGGCCGGCTATCTTGTTGGGTTACCCCGTTTCGGCGGTTGCCTTCTTTTGCACGGACCAGGCAATGGTGCAATCGGTACTGGGCGCGCGTAACCTGGAGCAGGGGCAGCTAGGTGTTAATTTTATCGGCTGGCTAAAAATATTTTCAATTCCGCTGTTTATTATTCCGGGAATTGTTTGCGCCGTGCTTTATCCAAACTTACCGAGCGCGGATGAAGCCTACATGACGATGGTCACCAATTTATTCCCGGCGGGATTGAATGGACTGGTGATCGTAGTGCTGATCGCGGTGCTGGTGGGCACTATCGGCTCTTCATTAAATGCATTGAGTACGGTGTTTACGACGGATATCTATGTAAAAAAGATGAACCCCACGGCAACCAATCGGCAGATTATTAAAGTAGGCCGGCTTACGGTGCTGGCGGGCTGCGGGTTTGCCATATTGATGGCTATTGCTATTGACAGCATTAAAGGTCTTAATTTGTTTGATGTGTTCCAGGCCGTGCTGGGCTTTATAGCACCGCCGTTGTCAGCGGTGTTCCTGTTGGCGGTGTTCTGGAAAAAGACGACGCGCCGGGCGGTCAACTTTACGCTTTCCTGGGGATCGGCCATTAGCCTGGGGATCGGCGTTATTTATTTGTGGGTGCTGCCGGTAAAAGAATATCATTTCTGGCCGCATTATTTGCTGTTGTCATTTTTCATTTTCCTGTTGCTGGTGGTACTGGCGGTATTGCTCTCCGTTACGGACCGGCAACCGGTGCGCACGGCAATCGCTGTACAGGAACTGGCAAAACCCACGCGCCGCGTAAAAATTGCCTGGACGGCTTTATGTATCGTAATGATTGTATTGTATTTAATATTTGGTTAA